In Pseudobdellovibrio exovorus JSS, the genomic stretch CTTTAGAATCAACATCTAAAGCTAGAATTAAGGGGTTCTTTAAAAATCTCACTTCGCTTGCTCCAACAAGTCTAATGCCTTTTGCACAACTTGGTCTTGAGCTAGTTTAGAAACTTCTTTCGTGCGTCTTAAAACCACTTCAATTTGATTTCCCTCTAGGCCTTTTTTACCAACAACGATTCTAACTGGGAAACCCAATAAGTCCGCATCCTTGAATTTTACACCTGGACGCTCATCACGATCATCGATAAAGACTTCTACACCTTTAGACTCTAGCTCTTTTGCAACCGCCTCCACAAAGCCATTCACCGCTGCATCCTTAGGATCTAAATGACAGATATGAACATGGTAAGGAGCAATAGCCATTGGCCAAATAATCCCATCTTGATCATGGCTCTGCTCAATACTGGCTTGAACTGTACGAGTCACGCCAATACCATAACAGCCCATTTCATAGAATTGGGATTTTCCATTTTTATCTAGAAATACACCATTCATTTTACGTGCATATTTTTGTCCCAGATAGAACACGTGACCAACTTCAATACCGCGATAAGATTTAAGTCGACCATCGGACTCAGGACACTTATCGCCTTCTTTCGCCATACGTAAATCAGCAAACTGAGTCACTTGATAGTCACGTCCATGATTCACATTTTTCAAATGGAAACCATCTTCGTTGGCTCCCACAATGTAGTTTTTGAAATTTTGGATACCATTATCCGCATAGATCGGTATTTTTAACCCTACAGGTCCGCATGAACCAGGATTTGCTCCAGTCACTTGACGAACCTCTTCATCTGTTAACATCTGCGGAGGATTTGTCATACCCAATAGATTTTTTACTTTGATTGGGTTCACTTCATCGCTTCCACGTAAAAGCACCGCAAATGCTTTTAACGACGAATCTTTAGCTGACACGTCTTCATTGGCTGAAAAGTACAGTGTCTTCACTAATTCAAAAGCGCGTATACCTGTGAACTTTTCCAGATCTGCGATTGTTTTTTGATGAGGAGTTGCGAATTTTTCGATTGGCAACTCAGCCTGACTGGCTGGCTGATAAACTTCGACATCAATTGCAGGGCAAACTTCTATGTTGGCTGCAAATTGCGTTTTATCACTGACAAGTAATGCATCTTCCCCTGCGTCTGCTAGCAATTGAAACTCGTGAGTTTGACTTCCCCCGATATTTCCTGCGTCCGCTTGAACAATACGATACTGTAAGCCTAAGCGATCAAAAATACGTTGGTAAGCTTTGTACATAGAATCGTAAGTTTTAAGAGCTCCCTCTTGATCTAAATCAAAGCTGTAGGCATCTTTCATCGAAAATTCGCGACCACGCATCAAACCAAAACGCGGTCTAATTTCATCACGATACTTCGTTTGGATCTGGTAGATATTCTTAGGTAAATCACGATAAGATTTTAAATCGTGGCGAACATAATCGACAACGGCCTCTTCATGGGTTGCTCCCAAACAGAACTCGTGATTATTGCGATTTTTAAATTTTAAAAGTCCCGCACCCATTTCATTCCAACGATTAGTTTCCATCCAAAGTTCTTTTGGGTGCACCACTGGCATCAGAATTTCAATAGCACCATCTTTATCGAGTTCTTCACGGATGATATTTTCAAATTTGCGAATAGCTCTTAAAGCCATGGCTCCATACGTATACAAACCCGGAGCTAACTTCTTCATAAAACCAGATCTCACTAACAATTTATGAGATGGAATCTCTGCATCCGAAGGAGCTTCTTTCAATGTGTAAAGATGGGTTTTTGTCCACTTCATAAACTAACCTCAATTCCATAAGCTTTAATTTTTCTATGCAGGTAACTTCTTTCAAGGCCAATAGCCTCAGCCGTTTTTGAAATGTTCCCACCATTTTCTTGAATTTTTTTAATTAGAAACTCTTTTTCAAATTCCGCACGAGCTTCACGAAAAGTAGAAAACTCGCTATTTTCAGCAGAAGATGAAACCGCTGTCGATTTTTTATCAACCAATCCCGCAAAACGTAAATCGTGCACATCAACAAAATCTGATGGTGTCAGAATGTAAACGCGCTCAATAAAATTTTTCAACTCACGCACATTTCCCGGCCATGAGTGCTTTAACATCAACTTCATGCCTTGCTCAGAAATAGTCTTTCTAAGGGAAGCCATTTGCTTAGCTGCAATATCGCTGAAGTGTACAACTAACGAGTAAATATCTTCCGGACGCTCACGCAGAGGAGGAACTGTCATGCTTGACTGCCCTAAAATCTGCGCCAAATCAGCGGTCAATTTTCCGTCAGCTTTGAGCTTTGCTGCTGACGCCGTCGTGGTCAATACAAGACGCACATCACTTGTCAGCTCATCTGAACTGCCAAAACGCTTAAACTTACCTTGGCGAATAAAGGCCACTAATTTTTCTTGTAACACTAGAGGCATCTCGTCCACTTCTTCAATCAAAAGTGTCCCACCATTCATCAATTCGATTTTTCCACGACGGGTTTTATCAATTCCAGGAAGAGTCCCTTTTTCGATACCGAAAAGTTCAATCTCGATTAAGTCTTGGGGTAAGGTGCAACAGTTAATTTCTGCGAATGGACCACTGGCGCGAGGGCTCATAAAGTGAATATTCTGAGCCGCTAATTCGCGTCCAGAGCCCACTTCGCCTTCGATCAACACAGGCACATTGTTTTTCGCAAATACAGTTACACTTTCGCGCGTCTTTTGCATTCCTGCTGATTCACCCACAAGAGCAATAGTTTTTCTAAGCTTATTTAGAAGTGCATTTTTTTCTTCGCGTTCGCCTTTGAGGCGCACAATGTGATCAATCGCAATAGAGATCTTATCTAATGAAAGTGGCTTTTCGATAAAGTCCCAAGCACCGATCTTTGTCGATTTCACGGCTGTTTCGATAGTGCCGTGCCCTGATATCATCACAAACGAGGTATTCGGGTGCAGAGGAACAGCCTGAGTCAGAACCTCAAGTCCATCCATTTTCGGCATCCAAATATCTAAGAAACAGATATCCGGCTGAAAGCTTTTTAGAACTTCTAAACCAGAAGGTCCATCGGCTGCCGCCATAACTTCATAACCATCATCACGTAAGCTTTCAGACAAAACTTCACGAATAGGTGATTCGTCATCAATAATTAGAATTTTTAATTTATTCTTTTGCGCATGAAGTTCCATCTAAACTCCCTCAACCGGCACAACCGGTATTTCAATATACATCTTCGTCCCTTTATTTTCATTCTCTAAAACTCGAATGACCCCACCATGGTCCTCTACGATACTTTTAACAATGGGAAGTCCTAAGCCGGTCCCCTTTTCTTTAGTCGAAAAGTAAGGCTCGAAAACTCGGGCTCTGTCCCGTGGCGCAATCCCCACACCATTATCTGCTATAGAAATCTTCAGAATCTGCTGAGCCCGATTATATTCTGTTTTAATCCCAATCCAAGGTTGAGGTTCCCCTTGTACCGCCGCCACAGCATTATCAATTAAGTTCACAAAAACACGTTTCAGTTGGTCTGGATCAAATTTAAACTCAGGAAGTGAGGCATCCAAATCTATTTCAAAGTTAACACTGGCATGAGCGTCCACATAAATCTGGGCTGACTTCTGTAACACACTATTCAACTGCCCTTGCATTGTTTTGATTTGAGGTAGACGCGCAAACTGACTGAACTCGTTCACTAAAATTCGCATATCATCCACCTGTGAAACGATCATACGAATTGAATCCTGAAAGGCTGGATCTTGAATTTGGTGACCAAACTTTTTCGCCAATCGCTCTGCAGACAAGCGAATAGGTGTCAGTGGATTTTTAATTTCATGGGCAATACGACGGGCGACCTCTGTCCATGCCGCGGCTCTTTGGGCATTCACTATTGGTGTCATATCATCAAATACCATAATGCGCCCGATTTCATGACCCTCTTCATTTTTTAAGATCGAGATGTGCACGAGTAGCGGAATCGCCTCGTCCCCCACAGTCATGCGGATTTCTTTTTGCAAAGACAGTAATGCATTTTCTTGCATTGAACGGATGATGCTAGAAAATAAGCGGTAATTTTCTTCGCTCAACAAAGTCTTCACATGTTTACCAACGCTGCTGGCTGAATCAATTTGCAATAGCTCTACGGCACGGCGATTCACTGTCGTCACATTACCCGTCATATCGACTGAGATCACTCCGGCGCTGACGTTTTTCAGAACAATCTCTACATAACGTGTGTACTGATTTAGGTTTCGAAGTGTCTGTTGCAGTTCTAATTCCGATGTCGAAAGATTACTGATCATTTGGTTAAAACTGCCAATCAAGCTATTGATTTCCTCACTGCCAGATTCGATCTCGAGCTGTGAGTAGTCTCCGGCGGCAACTCTTTTTGTAGCCCGACCTAATTGAACCAGAGGAATAGACAACTGGCGGGCGAGATAGAACCCAAACCAAACTGCGGCGAATAGAATGACCAGTGTCATCACAATCAACATAATAAAATAAATCGAACGCAGTGGATATTCCACAAGCGAGTTATTATGAAACTCTTGGTAAGCTCCAACGATATCATCAAACCGAGAGCCTGGGGCTAAGTTCAAAAACTTAGTGACCACGACAACCCCATGCAGGCTGCCTTTTTCTACAGGCACCATGACACGCAGTAAATTGTAGTCTCCGAAAATTTGGATTGTGCTGGCCTCGTCGCGATTCGCGATTCCCTTTTCTAAGAATTCTAAATTCAGCGGTGGAATCAAATTCGAGTTCAATTCCGCGTCTTGTGAAATCAGGCGTGGGTCCACAATACCACTGTAGTACTCAATCGCATCTAACTTGTACTGCTTGCGCAATTGATCTAACTGAAATTGACGAGGACGTCCGGCTGTTCGAACCAACTGCTCTGCTGAAAGACGCGAGTATTCATACCCACGCTTCTTCTCATTCATAATGAATGTATCGATAACTTCGGAAGCATTTCTTAGAACCGATAGCATTCTTTGCGAAAACCATTTTTCAAAACTACTATTTAGATAAAACACCGAAATTGTGAAAACCATGAGTGTTGGGATCACAGAAAACGATACGAAAGATATCATGAGTTTGGACTTCAGACTCGATCCGAATATCTTCCCTCGTCGTTCGATAAAAACTTTAACTATGTTACGGAAGATCAAAAACAATAACAGAAGGACTAATATCAAATTGACGTTTACTAAACCAATAAAGAAGAGCACATACGAAGAAGGTAGATTTTGTCCCGAGCGGAAGATATAGACTTCAATCCCAATCAATACAGCTAAAAGAATCGACAAGGAAAAAATCGACAGAATTTCCCGCTTACGCTTCTTCAGCTCGAGCTTTCTTTCTGTGTTGATATCCTTCATTCGAACAATCCCTTTACAATTTCGATTTATAACTTCGACTCGGTAGCTTTACGATATGAAATTAAATCC encodes the following:
- a CDS encoding proline--tRNA ligase, encoding MKWTKTHLYTLKEAPSDAEIPSHKLLVRSGFMKKLAPGLYTYGAMALRAIRKFENIIREELDKDGAIEILMPVVHPKELWMETNRWNEMGAGLLKFKNRNNHEFCLGATHEEAVVDYVRHDLKSYRDLPKNIYQIQTKYRDEIRPRFGLMRGREFSMKDAYSFDLDQEGALKTYDSMYKAYQRIFDRLGLQYRIVQADAGNIGGSQTHEFQLLADAGEDALLVSDKTQFAANIEVCPAIDVEVYQPASQAELPIEKFATPHQKTIADLEKFTGIRAFELVKTLYFSANEDVSAKDSSLKAFAVLLRGSDEVNPIKVKNLLGMTNPPQMLTDEEVRQVTGANPGSCGPVGLKIPIYADNGIQNFKNYIVGANEDGFHLKNVNHGRDYQVTQFADLRMAKEGDKCPESDGRLKSYRGIEVGHVFYLGQKYARKMNGVFLDKNGKSQFYEMGCYGIGVTRTVQASIEQSHDQDGIIWPMAIAPYHVHICHLDPKDAAVNGFVEAVAKELESKGVEVFIDDRDERPGVKFKDADLLGFPVRIVVGKKGLEGNQIEVVLRRTKEVSKLAQDQVVQKALDLLEQAK
- a CDS encoding sigma-54-dependent transcriptional regulator, with the translated sequence MELHAQKNKLKILIIDDESPIREVLSESLRDDGYEVMAAADGPSGLEVLKSFQPDICFLDIWMPKMDGLEVLTQAVPLHPNTSFVMISGHGTIETAVKSTKIGAWDFIEKPLSLDKISIAIDHIVRLKGEREEKNALLNKLRKTIALVGESAGMQKTRESVTVFAKNNVPVLIEGEVGSGRELAAQNIHFMSPRASGPFAEINCCTLPQDLIEIELFGIEKGTLPGIDKTRRGKIELMNGGTLLIEEVDEMPLVLQEKLVAFIRQGKFKRFGSSDELTSDVRLVLTTTASAAKLKADGKLTADLAQILGQSSMTVPPLRERPEDIYSLVVHFSDIAAKQMASLRKTISEQGMKLMLKHSWPGNVRELKNFIERVYILTPSDFVDVHDLRFAGLVDKKSTAVSSSAENSEFSTFREARAEFEKEFLIKKIQENGGNISKTAEAIGLERSYLHRKIKAYGIEVSL
- a CDS encoding sensor histidine kinase codes for the protein MKDINTERKLELKKRKREILSIFSLSILLAVLIGIEVYIFRSGQNLPSSYVLFFIGLVNVNLILVLLLLFLIFRNIVKVFIERRGKIFGSSLKSKLMISFVSFSVIPTLMVFTISVFYLNSSFEKWFSQRMLSVLRNASEVIDTFIMNEKKRGYEYSRLSAEQLVRTAGRPRQFQLDQLRKQYKLDAIEYYSGIVDPRLISQDAELNSNLIPPLNLEFLEKGIANRDEASTIQIFGDYNLLRVMVPVEKGSLHGVVVVTKFLNLAPGSRFDDIVGAYQEFHNNSLVEYPLRSIYFIMLIVMTLVILFAAVWFGFYLARQLSIPLVQLGRATKRVAAGDYSQLEIESGSEEINSLIGSFNQMISNLSTSELELQQTLRNLNQYTRYVEIVLKNVSAGVISVDMTGNVTTVNRRAVELLQIDSASSVGKHVKTLLSEENYRLFSSIIRSMQENALLSLQKEIRMTVGDEAIPLLVHISILKNEEGHEIGRIMVFDDMTPIVNAQRAAAWTEVARRIAHEIKNPLTPIRLSAERLAKKFGHQIQDPAFQDSIRMIVSQVDDMRILVNEFSQFARLPQIKTMQGQLNSVLQKSAQIYVDAHASVNFEIDLDASLPEFKFDPDQLKRVFVNLIDNAVAAVQGEPQPWIGIKTEYNRAQQILKISIADNGVGIAPRDRARVFEPYFSTKEKGTGLGLPIVKSIVEDHGGVIRVLENENKGTKMYIEIPVVPVEGV